From one Solanum stenotomum isolate F172 chromosome 12, ASM1918654v1, whole genome shotgun sequence genomic stretch:
- the LOC125848096 gene encoding uncharacterized protein LOC125848096: MVFHKEHLDIFLVPSGLFILFVYHLFLLQRYIKNPHTTVFGFENNDKIAWIQKFMQTENRDVMTALYVLSANNSGATFLATVCLTLSSLIGAWMANTSTIFSSELIYGDTRASTLSIKYISLLLCFLVAFSCFVQSSRCFIHANYLISIPNSEVPSSYVELAVIRGGDFWSIGLRALYFAITLLLWFFGPIPMFVTSIGMVFLLNYLDTNKSPLVQHHSSSKFRGNHVICQGN; encoded by the exons atggtATTCCACAAAGAACACCTTGATATTTTCTTGGTGCCTAGTGGATTGTTCATCTTGTTTGTTTACCATCTCTTTCTTCTCCAAAGATATATCAAGAATCCTCATACTACTGTCTTTGGATTTGAGAACAATGATAAAATTGCTTGGATTCAAAAATTTATGCAG acCGAAAACCGGGATGTTATGACAGCCTTATATGTTCTATCAGCAAATAATTCAGGAGCAACATTCTTAGCAACTGTGTGTTTAACTTTGAGCTCTCTAATTGGAGCATGGATGGCAAATActtcaactatttttagtaGTGAATTGATATATGGTGACACAAGGGCATCTACTTTGTCAATTAAGTACATAAgtcttcttttatgttttttggTTGCATTTTCATGTTTTGTTCAATCATCAAGATGTTTCATCCATGCAAATTACCTAATTAGTATACCAAATAGTGAAGTTCCTTCAAGCTATGTGGAGTTGGCTGTGATTAGGGGAGGTGATTTTTGGTCTATTGGGCTTAGAGCTCTTTATTTTGCTATAACTTTGTTGTTATGGTTTTTTGGTCCAATTCCAATGTTTGTTACTTCAATTGGGATggtttttcttcttaattatcTTGATACCAACAAGAGCCCATTGGTGCAACATCATTCTTCTAGCAAGTTTAGAGGAAATCATGTTATTTGTCAAGGGAATtag